From one Pedobacter faecalis genomic stretch:
- the rpsM gene encoding 30S ribosomal protein S13 yields the protein MARISGIDLPRNKRGEIGLTYIFGIGRSTAQRILSEAGIDFNKKVQDWSDDELSAIRTIINDGVKVEGALRSEVQLNIKRLMDIGCYRGLRHRKGLPVRGQRTKNNSRTRKGKRKTVANKKKATK from the coding sequence ATGGCAAGGATATCAGGTATTGATTTACCAAGAAACAAAAGAGGTGAAATTGGGTTAACTTATATTTTCGGTATAGGAAGATCAACTGCTCAGCGTATATTGTCTGAGGCAGGAATTGATTTCAATAAAAAGGTGCAGGATTGGTCAGATGATGAGCTTTCTGCTATTCGTACAATTATCAACGACGGCGTAAAAGTAGAGGGGGCTCTGCGTTCGGAAGTGCAGTTGAATATTAAGCGTCTGATGGATATAGGCTGTTACCGCGGTTTACGTCACAGAAAGGGCTTGCCTGTTCGGGGTCAGCGTACTAAAAATAATTCTCGTACCCGTAAAGGAAAGAGGAAAACAGTTGCAAACAAGAAAAAGGCTACTAAATAA
- the rpmJ gene encoding 50S ribosomal protein L36 encodes MKVRSSIKKRSADCKVIRRKGKLYVINKKNPKYKQRQG; translated from the coding sequence ATGAAAGTTAGGTCATCAATTAAAAAGCGTAGCGCAGATTGTAAGGTTATTCGTCGTAAAGGTAAGCTTTACGTGATCAACAAGAAAAACCCTAAATACAAGCAGCGTCAGGGTTAA
- the infA gene encoding translation initiation factor IF-1, which translates to MAKQASIEQDGVIKEALSNAMFRVELENGHEIIAHISGKMRMHYIKILPGDKVKLEMSPYDLSKGRITYRYK; encoded by the coding sequence ATGGCTAAACAGGCCTCGATTGAACAAGACGGAGTAATAAAGGAAGCGTTATCGAATGCTATGTTCCGGGTAGAGCTGGAAAACGGGCATGAGATTATTGCACATATTTCGGGTAAGATGCGGATGCATTATATAAAAATTTTACCCGGGGATAAAGTTAAGTTGGAGATGTCGCCTTACGATTTATCAAAAGGCAGGATTACTTATAGATATAAATAA
- the map gene encoding type I methionyl aminopeptidase, giving the protein MARVYYKTSEEIELIRASSLLVSRTLAEVAKLISPGVTTLELNRIAEAFIRDHGAIPAFLNYNGFPYSLCISPNDQVVHGFPSDYIIQEGDIISVDCGVVKDGYYGDSAYTFSIGEISDEKRKLLEVTRQCLDNGIQKAVVGSRVGDIGFAIQELAEANGYGVVRELVGHGVGIKLHEKPEVPNYGKRGSGIKLEEGMVIAIEPMINAGTPAVKFWSDGWTVTTKDNRPSAHFEHTVAVKRGSADVLSTFSLIEEVLKEKK; this is encoded by the coding sequence ATGGCTAGAGTATATTATAAAACTTCTGAGGAAATTGAACTGATCAGGGCTAGTTCCCTGTTAGTATCTAGGACCTTGGCGGAGGTAGCCAAGCTTATTTCACCAGGAGTTACTACGTTGGAATTGAATCGGATCGCTGAAGCATTTATAAGGGATCATGGCGCAATTCCAGCGTTTTTAAACTATAACGGCTTTCCTTACTCGTTGTGCATTTCCCCTAATGATCAGGTAGTTCATGGTTTTCCAAGTGATTATATCATCCAGGAGGGCGATATTATATCTGTAGATTGCGGGGTTGTAAAGGATGGATATTATGGTGATTCTGCTTACACCTTCTCTATAGGCGAGATCAGTGATGAAAAGCGAAAGCTTCTTGAGGTAACCAGACAGTGCCTTGATAACGGTATTCAAAAGGCAGTTGTTGGTTCGCGAGTTGGCGATATCGGTTTCGCGATCCAGGAACTGGCCGAAGCTAATGGCTATGGTGTAGTAAGAGAGCTGGTAGGCCACGGTGTAGGCATCAAGTTGCATGAGAAGCCGGAGGTTCCAAATTATGGCAAGAGAGGCTCTGGTATTAAGTTGGAAGAAGGGATGGTGATCGCAATAGAGCCTATGATAAATGCAGGTACCCCAGCTGTTAAGTTCTGGTCGGATGGTTGGACGGTAACGACTAAGGACAATAGGCCGTCGGCCCACTTTGAACATACCGTTGCTGTTAAGCGCGGTAGCGCGGACGTCTTATCGACGTTCAGTTTGATCGAGGAAGTTTTAAAAGAAAAAAAGTGA
- the secY gene encoding preprotein translocase subunit SecY, translating to MKKLFTTLSNIWKIDELRERIVFTFIILLIYRFVSHVVLPGVDANLLGDNQKSGLLGLLDMFAGGSFSRVSILALGVMPYISASIVVQLLGIAVPSFQKMQKEGESGRKKLNQITRYLTVAITAVQAVGYVKTQVPQEAIVIDHTWFLILATFVLAAGTLFVMWLGEKITDKGIGNGISLIIMVGIIARLPVALVQEVNSRFIGEGGPIALVIEIVALFAVVMFTIMIVQGVRKVPVQYAKRIVGNRQFGGIRQYIPLKVNAAGVMPIIFAQALMFIPATLTQFFPSLQETWLIQFSDYTSLAYSLTFAFLIIAFTFFYTAITVNPTQMSDDMKKNGGFIPGIKPGVSTSSFIDDVISKITFPGAIFLAIIAILPSIAVKFGIKAEFAQFYGGTSLLILVGVVLDTLQQIESYLLMRHYDGLMKTGRVTGRTAAPVAGGTGAIV from the coding sequence ATGAAAAAGCTGTTTACTACTTTAAGTAATATCTGGAAAATCGACGAATTGAGGGAACGTATTGTGTTTACGTTTATCATTTTGTTGATCTACAGATTCGTGTCGCATGTGGTTTTGCCGGGTGTCGATGCTAATTTATTAGGAGATAATCAAAAGTCCGGTCTTTTAGGGCTGTTAGATATGTTCGCCGGGGGATCTTTCTCGCGGGTATCTATTTTGGCATTAGGTGTTATGCCATATATTTCCGCTTCAATCGTAGTTCAGCTGTTAGGTATTGCTGTTCCTTCTTTTCAAAAGATGCAGAAAGAGGGAGAGAGTGGCCGGAAGAAGCTTAATCAGATTACACGCTATCTTACTGTTGCTATCACTGCTGTGCAGGCAGTAGGATATGTGAAGACCCAGGTGCCTCAGGAAGCCATTGTTATTGACCACACCTGGTTTTTAATACTGGCTACATTTGTGCTGGCTGCTGGAACATTGTTTGTCATGTGGCTTGGTGAGAAAATCACAGATAAAGGCATTGGTAATGGTATATCACTCATTATCATGGTAGGGATTATCGCGCGTTTGCCTGTTGCCTTAGTACAAGAAGTGAATTCCAGGTTTATTGGGGAGGGTGGTCCTATAGCATTGGTGATTGAGATTGTGGCCCTGTTCGCGGTTGTGATGTTTACAATAATGATCGTACAGGGTGTGAGAAAGGTTCCAGTTCAATATGCTAAAAGAATCGTTGGAAACAGGCAATTTGGTGGTATCCGTCAATATATCCCGCTGAAAGTTAATGCCGCGGGTGTAATGCCAATTATTTTTGCGCAGGCGTTGATGTTTATTCCCGCAACGCTAACCCAGTTTTTCCCATCATTACAGGAGACTTGGCTTATTCAATTTAGTGACTACACTTCTTTGGCCTACAGTCTTACTTTTGCGTTCTTGATTATTGCATTTACTTTCTTTTATACAGCCATCACAGTTAACCCTACGCAGATGTCTGATGACATGAAGAAGAATGGTGGCTTTATTCCAGGAATTAAACCTGGTGTCTCCACGTCTTCTTTCATTGATGATGTGATATCAAAAATTACTTTTCCAGGAGCTATATTTCTAGCGATTATTGCTATACTTCCTTCAATCGCAGTGAAGTTTGGTATAAAAGCGGAATTTGCTCAATTCTACGGCGGCACCTCGCTGCTCATTTTAGTAGGCGTTGTATTGGATACCTTACAACAGATTGAAAGTTACCTTTTGATGCGTCACTATGATGGGTTGATGAAGACGGGCCGTGTTACAGGCAGAACCGCCGCGCCAGTTGCAGGTGGTACCGGGGCCATTGTTTAA
- the rplO gene encoding 50S ribosomal protein L15 — MNLSNLKPASGSIKNSKRIGRGTGSGRGGTSTRGHKGAGSRSGHSTKIGFEGGQMPLQRRVPKVGFKPINRVEYVGVNLDVLQQLAEKFNLTVLDFNTLQQHGLASKNDLVKILGRGEVKAKLDVKAHAFSASAQKAIEAAGGSIEKL; from the coding sequence ATGAACTTAAGTAATTTAAAACCTGCATCAGGATCTATTAAAAACAGTAAAAGGATTGGTCGCGGTACCGGTTCGGGTAGAGGTGGCACTTCTACTCGCGGACATAAGGGTGCGGGCTCCCGCTCCGGCCACTCAACCAAGATTGGTTTTGAAGGAGGACAAATGCCTTTACAGCGTCGCGTTCCTAAAGTTGGTTTCAAGCCAATAAATCGTGTTGAGTATGTGGGTGTCAATTTGGATGTTCTTCAGCAGCTTGCTGAAAAATTTAATTTGACGGTTCTTGATTTTAATACCTTACAACAGCATGGTTTGGCTTCCAAGAACGATCTAGTTAAGATCTTAGGTCGTGGTGAAGTTAAAGCTAAATTGGATGTGAAAGCACATGCTTTTTCAGCAAGTGCTCAGAAGGCAATTGAGGCTGCCGGAGGCTCAATCGAAAAATTGTAA
- the rpmD gene encoding 50S ribosomal protein L30: MAKIKITQIKSVIDRSERQKRTMQALGLTKLNQSVEVEANAAIIGMVKKVNHLVAVESI, from the coding sequence ATGGCTAAGATAAAGATAACCCAGATAAAAAGCGTTATAGACAGAAGCGAAAGACAAAAGCGTACAATGCAAGCGCTTGGTTTAACTAAATTGAATCAAAGCGTAGAAGTTGAAGCCAATGCTGCTATCATTGGAATGGTAAAGAAGGTTAACCATTTGGTCGCTGTAGAAAGTATATAA
- the rpsE gene encoding 30S ribosomal protein S5, with product MSTINIKRVKTSEIELKDRLVSIQRVAKVTKGGRTFSFSAIVVVGDENGIVGYGLGKAKEVTEAIAKGVDDAKKNLVKVPLLNGTVPHEQIGKFSGGFVLIKPAAVGTGVIAGGAMRAVLESAGVHNVLAKSKGSSNPHNVVKATVDALTKMRDAYTVAQHRGVDLNKVFNG from the coding sequence ATGTCAACTATTAATATAAAAAGAGTTAAGACTAGCGAAATCGAATTGAAAGATCGTTTGGTTAGCATACAGAGGGTAGCTAAGGTTACAAAAGGCGGACGTACATTCAGTTTTTCTGCGATTGTGGTTGTCGGTGACGAGAACGGCATTGTTGGCTATGGTCTAGGCAAGGCAAAGGAGGTAACTGAGGCGATTGCGAAGGGTGTAGACGACGCTAAAAAGAACTTGGTAAAAGTGCCCCTTTTAAATGGAACAGTTCCTCATGAGCAAATTGGTAAGTTCTCAGGTGGTTTTGTGCTGATTAAGCCTGCTGCTGTGGGTACCGGGGTTATTGCCGGTGGTGCGATGCGCGCAGTTTTGGAAAGTGCAGGCGTTCACAACGTATTAGCAAAGTCTAAGGGTTCATCAAATCCACACAACGTGGTTAAGGCTACCGTTGATGCGTTAACAAAGATGCGTGATGCATATACGGTTGCTCAGCACCGTGGTGTTGATTTAAATAAAGTTTTTAACGGATAA
- the rplR gene encoding 50S ribosomal protein L18 has translation MAGKKISRRDRIKKGIRKKLVGSESRPRLSVYRSNKGIYAQVINDVTGSTIVSASSLSKDFSGSGSKSEQSVAVGKLVAEKAIAAGVKEVVFDRNGYLYHGRVKSLAEGAREAGLIF, from the coding sequence ATGGCAGGAAAGAAAATATCTCGTAGAGATCGTATAAAAAAAGGAATCAGGAAAAAATTAGTTGGTTCTGAAAGTCGTCCACGCTTATCAGTATATAGAAGCAATAAAGGTATCTATGCTCAGGTTATTAACGATGTAACTGGTAGCACAATCGTGTCAGCTTCGTCTTTATCTAAAGATTTTTCCGGATCTGGAAGTAAATCTGAACAGTCTGTGGCTGTAGGTAAGTTGGTTGCTGAGAAAGCTATCGCAGCTGGAGTTAAAGAGGTTGTTTTCGACAGAAATGGTTATCTATACCATGGTCGCGTAAAGTCCCTTGCTGAAGGTGCCCGAGAAGCTGGTTTAATATTTTAA
- the rplF gene encoding 50S ribosomal protein L6, translating into MSRIGKAPINIPAGVTVTVANDNVVTVKGPKGELSQAVDRDITVKQEDGVLTVQRPSEQKRHKALHGLYRSLLNNMVVGVTDGFKLEQELVGVGYRATNQGNTLDLVLGFSHHYVFQLPQEVKVTTTSEKGQTPKIILESIDKQLIGQVAAKIRSLRAPEPYKGKGIKFVGEVLRRKAGKSASKK; encoded by the coding sequence ATGTCAAGAATAGGAAAAGCCCCAATAAATATCCCCGCAGGTGTCACCGTTACGGTAGCTAATGATAACGTAGTAACCGTAAAGGGACCTAAAGGAGAATTATCGCAAGCAGTAGATAGAGATATCACTGTAAAGCAAGAAGATGGTGTACTCACAGTACAGCGTCCTTCAGAGCAAAAAAGACACAAAGCTTTGCACGGGTTATATCGCTCCTTGTTGAATAACATGGTAGTTGGCGTTACAGACGGCTTCAAGTTAGAACAGGAATTGGTAGGCGTGGGTTATCGTGCAACAAATCAGGGAAATACTTTGGACCTTGTTTTAGGTTTCTCTCACCATTATGTGTTTCAGTTGCCGCAGGAAGTGAAGGTTACTACGACTTCTGAGAAAGGTCAGACACCTAAGATCATTCTGGAAAGTATAGATAAGCAACTTATCGGACAAGTAGCTGCAAAGATACGGTCATTGCGTGCGCCAGAGCCATATAAAGGTAAAGGTATCAAGTTCGTAGGTGAGGTGTTAAGAAGAAAAGCAGGTAAATCAGCTTCTAAAAAATAG
- the rpsH gene encoding 30S ribosomal protein S8, with protein sequence MNTDPIADYLTRVRNAIKANHRIVEIPASNIKKEITKVLFDKGYIANYKFEDTTAQGIIKIALKYNAITKVSAIRTLVRVSKPGLRQYAGVENMPRVLNGLGIAILSTSKGVMTDKEAAKLNVGGEVLCHVY encoded by the coding sequence ATGAATACAGATCCAATAGCGGATTATCTTACAAGAGTAAGAAATGCCATTAAGGCAAATCACAGAATCGTAGAGATTCCTGCATCGAACATCAAAAAGGAAATTACAAAAGTGCTTTTTGATAAGGGTTATATCGCTAACTATAAGTTCGAAGATACGACAGCTCAAGGAATTATTAAGATTGCGTTGAAGTATAATGCGATTACCAAAGTGTCTGCGATCCGTACCTTGGTACGTGTTAGTAAGCCGGGATTAAGGCAGTATGCTGGCGTTGAGAACATGCCTCGGGTATTGAACGGCCTGGGCATCGCTATCTTATCCACTTCAAAAGGGGTTATGACCGATAAAGAGGCAGCTAAATTAAATGTTGGTGGTGAGGTTTTGTGTCACGTTTACTAA
- the rpsN gene encoding 30S ribosomal protein S14 yields MAREGVKAREIKRQRLVAKYAEKRAELKAAGDYEGLDKLPKNSSPVRLHNRCKLTGRPRGYMRTFGISRVTFREMALAGKIPGVRKASW; encoded by the coding sequence ATGGCAAGAGAAGGAGTAAAAGCCCGCGAAATTAAGCGTCAGAGACTGGTAGCTAAATATGCGGAAAAACGTGCTGAACTTAAAGCTGCCGGCGATTATGAAGGCTTAGATAAGCTGCCGAAGAATTCTTCTCCGGTGCGTTTACATAATCGTTGTAAGTTGACAGGCCGTCCTCGCGGATATATGCGTACTTTCGGTATATCGAGGGTAACGTTTCGTGAGATGGCTCTGGCAGGAAAAATACCAGGGGTCAGAAAGGCTAGCTGGTAA
- the rplE gene encoding 50S ribosomal protein L5 produces the protein MAYVPRLKSKYKEEIVVALKDKFNYKSVMQVPKLEKISINQGVGRFSVTDKKIVDSSILEMTTISGQQAVAAKSKKDVSNFKLRKGMPVGVRVTLRDNNMYEFLDRLISVALPRIRDFKGINDKGFDGKGNYTLGITEQIIFPEINIDKINKILGMDITFVTTATSDVEALELLKQFGLPFKNQNTNQ, from the coding sequence ATGGCTTACGTACCAAGATTAAAAAGTAAATATAAAGAGGAAATTGTTGTTGCACTGAAAGACAAGTTTAACTATAAAAGTGTAATGCAGGTTCCAAAGTTGGAGAAAATCTCGATCAACCAGGGGGTTGGCCGTTTTTCTGTAACAGACAAGAAGATTGTTGATAGCTCTATTTTGGAGATGACAACCATTTCTGGTCAGCAGGCCGTTGCTGCTAAGTCGAAAAAGGACGTTTCTAACTTCAAGCTTCGTAAAGGTATGCCTGTAGGTGTGCGTGTTACTTTGCGTGATAATAACATGTATGAGTTTTTAGATCGTTTAATTTCCGTAGCTTTGCCACGTATCCGTGATTTCAAAGGAATCAACGATAAAGGTTTCGATGGTAAGGGCAATTATACATTAGGTATTACTGAGCAGATCATTTTCCCTGAGATCAATATAGACAAGATTAATAAGATTCTAGGCATGGATATTACCTTTGTAACGACAGCAACTTCAGACGTTGAAGCACTTGAGTTATTAAAACAGTTTGGATTACCTTTTAAAAATCAAAATACAAATCAATAA